The genomic region GCGATTGGTGGAACGACAAACTCGTCTGGGAGACGGGCGCTGGCCGCAGTTATGTCCTCCCTGCCGGTGAAATCCTCGCCTATGAGTTTTTTCTGAACCTGTTCGACAGAAATTTCGTCGAGCCCAAATCCGACTATCAAACCGACTGGAATACGATCTGGAATCATCTGAGCGACGGCAAATGGGTCATCGACAATGACCAGTTCTCAGTCAATCAGTTTCTTCACCCTTACGGGGGAAGCATCTACTACGGCTTGGCCCGATCGACCGGGTTGAATTTCTGGGAATCGTTTCTCTACAGCGTCGCGGGGAGCTTCGTCTGGGAAATCGCCGGTGAGACGACTAATCCCTCGATCAACGACATGATTGCCACGCCGATCGGCGGGACGTTTCTCGGCGAGTCATTCTTTCGGATGGCCAGTCTGTTGTTGGAGGACAGCGACGGAAAACCCGGGTTCTGGCGTGAACTGGGCGCCGCCGTCATTTCACCTCCGATGGGATTCAACCGCCTGGTCTTCGGCGACAAGTTCGACGCCGTCTTTCCCAGTCACAAGCCCGCCACGTTCATGCGCCTGCAGGCGGGAGGCACGATTTCATCGAGCAGCAGGAATGTGTCGTCATCCGTGGAAGAGACGGGCGCAATTGCCGACTTCACGTTTAGCTACGGTTTGCCCGGCAAACCCGGGTACACCTACAAGCGGCCATTCGACTATTTCGACTTCCACGTCACCGCCGTCACGGCCAACGTTCTGGAGAGTCTAAACATCAGAGGATTGCTCCTGGGAACAGACTACTCGGCCGGGAATTCCACTCGGGGAATATGGGGACTGTATGGAAATTACGACTATATTTCCCCGCAAGTCTTTCGCGTCTCGAACACGGCTCTATCGCTTGGCACGACGTGGCAGAGTTGGTTGTCGCAAAACGTGGCGATGCAGGGGACGGCGCTCGCCGGCGCCGGTTACGGAGCGGCCGGCAACATCGAGCAGACAGGCGAGCGGGACTATCACTATGGGTTGACCCCTCACGCCTTGCTCTCGCTCCGCTTCATGTTCGGCGACCGGGTGATGGTGGATCTCAGCGGACGTGAATATTATGTGAGCAACACCTTTGCGTCGGAGGAGGGATGGGAACATATCATGCGCGGGGACTCGTCCCTGACCGTCAGAGTATATGACCGGCATGGATTGGCCGTGCGGTACTCTCATTCCCATCGAAACGCCAGCTATCCGGCGATCGAGTTCAAGGATCAATCCGTGGGAACGGTCAGCTTGATGTACGTGTTCCTCGGAGAAACCGGATTCGGCACGGTCGAGTGGCGATAAGAAGCTGAGAGGGGAGATAAGTCGGTTCGGAAATGGCGGCAGCGTGGCAGGTGGTCTGCCAATCGTCTTGACTTACAGGGGTGCCTGAGCGGAAATCGATTGTTTCCAAAAGAGGGCTCTGATTCTTTTCATTCCCAGTACGCGGCCGAGTTCCCTGAACCCGAAGAATGGAATGAAGGTTAAAAACGCCACGATGCACCAGGACAACAATTCATAAGGGCCCTTGCTCGCCATCTCGTCAATTCCACCCATCACGCCGTGTCCATGGATCAATCCCCGGACTGTCTTCTCTATCAGCGTGAATAAGGCCACCCAGAGTGTGAAGACGAATGTTTTATACAGTGTGCTGAGGACCAATGGCTTGTGCTGCAGTCCACGACCCAAACCCAGCCAATCTCCCACCATAATTACCTTCGCCAGGACGGCGGCCTCGATGAGAGGGAACCAGTATTCCGTATACTCGATATGGTATTGAGCCAGTATCAAGCGGCGATACCACGTGAACGCGACCAGAACAAGGGCGATGTAGCCGAATATGATCCAATACTCGATCACTTCCTCGATGATTTTATGCTTCCATCCGATCGGGCTCGATTGCTCGGAATTCATGATCTGCCTTCCCCTTTCATCTCAACGTTCGCATCAATATCCATCAATCCTACGGCAGGATCGGTACAGGCAGATCATGTACGGCGCTGTCTTCTTCCGGAGCGGTATTGTAGATCCGGAGCCCACCGATCGTGCCGGCACCCATTTTAGAGGATACTGGTCGGATTGGAATGTCCTGCCGCCGCCGCCTTCGGCAGGCGCCCGTCCAAAATGATCGAAGCCATGGGGATGACGTCATGGCGTGGCGCCCGCACCTCACCACCGGCCTGGATCCGCGCCGGCCAATGGACACCGTTCTATTGCGGAAGAGTGATCGGTGAGATCGTGCGGCCACGGTAGAGCGCGTCAGTGAGGTGCAATGCTCGGCTGCGTCGGCAATCGGAGAGTGCCTGGAGCCGAGACCGCCGGAGGTCAACCTGCGAGCAAGCTTATTTATTGAGCTTGGTGAATTTCGTCCCTTCGAACGACAAGTTGTACATCAGCCCCTTTTGGCCCAAGACGAAGCCGACGATAGGGTCCTTCAGATTGTGGGTATCGATGGCACCGCCGGCCCCCAACGTCACCAGTGAGACTGAGCCATCTACTCCGGCTTTCCACCCTTCGCTTTCCCTGAAGCGTTTCAGGGCTTCCTCCTGCAGGAATATGATGACTACCGTCTTGATTTCCCCGCCGAGCTGTAATCCGAATGAACCCTGAAACATGTTGTAGTAATCGACGGTATTGTCCCCGATTCTGAGCGCGCCTTCTCCATATTCTCCTCCGAAACCGGCTCCTCCCTTGAGGACTCTGGGAAATGCCAGCACGCCTTGGCTGCTCTCGAGTAGACCCTTGCCGCCTGGGACTTCCTTTTCGAATCTCTCAAGAGTGTCGGCCACACGGGCGTCAAGTTCTCTGGCCGAGGCGGCCCAGGCAGGACTGGCGAGCGATCCGGTCAAGAACAATAACGGCAGTGCCAGTACGACGACGAGCCGAATTCCACGGAGCCTTTCAGAGAATTGTGTCGTCATGGTCATCGGTCCTTTCCTTGGGATCTTGTCTGAGACGAATACTCGATCACGAGTGTTCAACGCGTCAGGCGCGCGCAGTATAAGAGCGTTTTCCGGGGGATGATACTGTCAAAAATGACAGGAAAGCAAACCGGCTCTGGGGTCAGCTTGCCATGGGGAATTCGATGCTGATGAGGCCCGCGGCGAATGATTTTGGTTCGTGGAGTGTTGTAAGCTCGTCCTGCGCAGACGGAGAGTCAAGAAGAGTCGCTTCATTCACGCCATACGAAGAGAGAGACGAAATTCGAACTCATCAGTGGATGAAATGTGCGTGCGTTGCGGCTGGAATAGCAATGCTTGCAGGCTGCACGCCGTTCCATCTGTCGGATATGTACAGCGTATCCACGCCCAAGCCGGCGTCCCTGGACGCCTCCGTATTGACCGCGCAGCCGCTCATGACCTTTCCCGCCGCCGCTCCCGCGGCCCTGCAGGGCTATCGTCCAGTCGTCTCTCACGCGCTGTCCGAAGCGTTGGCCGCTTCGACACCGTCCTTTCACGAGATCCCTCCGATCGAGACACTCAATCGAATTAGCAGCAACGGGTTGGTTGCCGACTATGAAGAAATGGCCGCCGGGTTTTCCCGCAGCGGCATCTTCGATCGCCAACGTTTGGAGAAGATCGGGGCGGCGCTCGGCGTGAGATATGTGCTTCAGCCTGGACTGGCGGATTTCAGTGAGGCGATCGGCGACCGTCTCATGTTGGCCGGCTGGAGAGTGGTGAAGATGCGCGCGGCCACGCTTCGGCTGTGGATGCGCTTGTGGGACATGCGGACCGGTGAAATTCTCTGGGAAGCGACCGGTGAAGCGACGGTGACCAGCGAGCTGATCGAGGATACGCCGACCATCCCGGTGCATGAAATCGCGCGGCGCCTGTGGGCTCGAATCCTTGCGGAGCACTTGCTCGGAGACAAGATTAAGGTGGGCTTTCAGTTACGTGACGAGAAGCCTGTCGTCAGATAGGACGGGGGATGCGATTCGCGCCGGTTGGGCGCTGTGCTGCTGATGACGGGGGAGGCGAGCCGGACATGTTAGGGGATGCACGGTTTCTGCGGTGTGCGAGCTGCGTCATGCAGTGGTCCTGCTCGGCCGGTCTGGTCGTGGCGCTTGTTGGGACCGCTGGTTGCGTGGGAGCCAAATACAAGGCGATGCTCGAAGCGGCTCAGAGTGAGTTAAGCCCTGCAGCGATCGCGCAGGACGATCTCCATAAGGTCCATATCCATGAGGCCATGGTCGCGGAGCAGGGACTGTCCAGCCTGACTCTGTCGATCAATGTGTTTATGGAAAGAGCCTATCTTGTCGGCCACGTGGATAACAGGGAACAAGGCGAAGCAGTCTTGAAGACGGCCCGGCACGTGCAGGGCATTCGATCGGTGGAGGGCTACTTGCCCGTGACCGCACCGAGCGCCGATGGAAACACCATGTCGGACAAAACTTCGGATGTATCCCTGAAGGCCCAAGTGATTTCGGCGCTCGCGATCGAGCCCAAAGTCGTCAAAAGCCGCGTGCATGTGGAGGTGTTGGACGGACATGTCGTGTTGCTCGGCGTCGTGTCCGGGGAGCCGGAACGTCACCATGCCGAGACCGCAGCAGCGGGAGTCGAAGGGGTGAAGGCCGTGACGAACTGGTTGCTCCTGCCAGAAAAAGGCTATATGACGATCCGGAAAAAGATCCGATGAAGCATGCGGAGGTTCTCATGAGGTTGCGGGCATTCATGATCGTGCTGATTGTTTTCGTTTCGGCGGGACCGGTCCCGGCCCAGGGGGATCCGCTGGCCTCCTGGAACGAAGGACCGGTGAAGAAGTCGCTGACGGATTTCGTCTCGCGGGTCACGACAGTGGGAGGTCCTGAATTCGTGCCACTGGCCGAGCGCATTGCCGTGTTCGACAACGACGGCACGCTATGGGCGGAACAGCCCATCTACTTTCAGCTGCAATTTGCCTTCGACCGGATCACCGCGCTGGCGCCGAAGCATCCTGAGTGGAAAGACACGCAGCCTTTCAAGGCCTTGATCGAGGAAGACAAGAAGGCGTTTCTAGCCGGCGGAGAGAAGGCGCTGCTCGAGGTGATGGCCGTGTCTCACTCGGGCATGACAACTGAGGAGTTCGACGCGACCGTCAAGGAGTGGATCGCGACGGCAAAACATCCCAGGTTCGGCCGCCGATACAATGAGATGGTC from Nitrospira japonica harbors:
- a CDS encoding DUF3943 domain-containing protein; the encoded protein is MKRKAVRWLLFLIGVVALTFAPIHSSLAQDPTVDSSPIQGPPSPFEPPPAHVPHQPADKVIRTTRDWWNDKLVWETGAGRSYVLPAGEILAYEFFLNLFDRNFVEPKSDYQTDWNTIWNHLSDGKWVIDNDQFSVNQFLHPYGGSIYYGLARSTGLNFWESFLYSVAGSFVWEIAGETTNPSINDMIATPIGGTFLGESFFRMASLLLEDSDGKPGFWRELGAAVISPPMGFNRLVFGDKFDAVFPSHKPATFMRLQAGGTISSSSRNVSSSVEETGAIADFTFSYGLPGKPGYTYKRPFDYFDFHVTAVTANVLESLNIRGLLLGTDYSAGNSTRGIWGLYGNYDYISPQVFRVSNTALSLGTTWQSWLSQNVAMQGTALAGAGYGAAGNIEQTGERDYHYGLTPHALLSLRFMFGDRVMVDLSGREYYVSNTFASEEGWEHIMRGDSSLTVRVYDRHGLAVRYSHSHRNASYPAIEFKDQSVGTVSLMYVFLGETGFGTVEWR
- a CDS encoding lipid-binding SYLF domain-containing protein codes for the protein MTTQFSERLRGIRLVVVLALPLLFLTGSLASPAWAASARELDARVADTLERFEKEVPGGKGLLESSQGVLAFPRVLKGGAGFGGEYGEGALRIGDNTVDYYNMFQGSFGLQLGGEIKTVVIIFLQEEALKRFRESEGWKAGVDGSVSLVTLGAGGAIDTHNLKDPIVGFVLGQKGLMYNLSFEGTKFTKLNK
- a CDS encoding BON domain-containing protein; translation: MQWSCSAGLVVALVGTAGCVGAKYKAMLEAAQSELSPAAIAQDDLHKVHIHEAMVAEQGLSSLTLSINVFMERAYLVGHVDNREQGEAVLKTARHVQGIRSVEGYLPVTAPSADGNTMSDKTSDVSLKAQVISALAIEPKVVKSRVHVEVLDGHVVLLGVVSGEPERHHAETAAAGVEGVKAVTNWLLLPEKGYMTIRKKIR